The following proteins come from a genomic window of Nitrospirota bacterium:
- a CDS encoding phosphomannomutase/phosphoglucomutase encodes MINEDIFREYDVRGVAGRDIDRDVAVSIGKSFARLLTASNSNAKCVSVGRDVRLSSNDLSSGIIEGIVSSGIDAYDIGTCPTPLQYFSIFHLNLDGGIMVTGSHNPPEYNGFKISIGKETIYGKDIQKLKEIIAAGPKPRAEKEGKVEKYDIVSPYKDYMLSEFSYLNDSKYKRFKVVVDAGNGTAGMVVPEILSRIGCDVMPLYCEPDGNFPNHHPDPTVVEYIHDLIHETKKSGADIGVGYDGDADRIGVVDRDGRIIWGDQLMIVLSRELLKRNKGAKIIGDVKCSQVMFDDIKRNGGTPIMWKTGHSLIKQKMKEENALLAGEFSGHIFIKDRYFGYDDAIYTTLRLIEIMKTAGKDIRELLSDVPKICHTPEIRINCSDDKKKDVVEQVVSKFIKYKENGNALYHIRDINTIDGIRVVFDQGWGLMRSSNTQPVVVMRIEAEDEDSLNNYRTFLEKEFEQAKVKA; translated from the coding sequence ATGATCAATGAAGATATATTCAGGGAGTATGACGTGCGAGGGGTTGCAGGAAGAGATATTGACAGAGATGTTGCTGTTTCAATAGGCAAGTCATTTGCCCGCCTCTTAACGGCTTCCAATTCAAATGCAAAGTGTGTAAGCGTAGGAAGGGATGTCAGGCTTAGTTCAAATGATTTGTCTTCAGGGATAATAGAAGGAATTGTCTCTTCAGGCATAGATGCTTATGACATAGGAACATGTCCCACTCCTCTTCAGTATTTCTCTATTTTCCATCTGAATTTAGACGGTGGCATAATGGTCACGGGCAGTCATAATCCGCCGGAATATAACGGATTTAAAATTAGCATCGGAAAGGAGACTATTTATGGCAAGGACATTCAAAAACTGAAAGAGATAATAGCAGCAGGGCCAAAGCCAAGGGCGGAGAAAGAAGGAAAGGTAGAAAAATACGATATTGTCAGCCCGTATAAGGACTACATGCTCAGTGAATTTTCTTATCTTAATGATTCAAAATATAAAAGATTTAAAGTAGTAGTAGATGCAGGCAATGGCACAGCAGGCATGGTTGTCCCGGAGATTCTTAGTAGAATTGGATGCGATGTAATGCCGCTTTATTGCGAGCCTGATGGAAACTTCCCGAATCACCATCCTGATCCAACGGTTGTTGAATATATACATGACCTGATTCATGAGACAAAAAAGTCAGGCGCGGATATAGGGGTAGGGTACGATGGTGATGCAGACAGGATTGGAGTGGTTGACAGAGACGGAAGGATTATATGGGGCGACCAGTTGATGATAGTCTTAAGCCGTGAATTATTAAAACGGAACAAAGGTGCAAAGATAATAGGAGATGTGAAGTGTTCGCAAGTGATGTTCGATGACATAAAAAGAAATGGTGGCACTCCGATTATGTGGAAGACAGGACACTCCCTTATAAAGCAAAAGATGAAGGAAGAAAATGCCCTTCTTGCCGGAGAATTCAGCGGCCACATATTTATTAAAGACAGATATTTTGGCTATGATGATGCAATTTACACCACATTAAGGCTTATAGAAATTATGAAAACCGCAGGAAAGGACATTAGAGAACTCCTATCAGATGTTCCAAAGATATGTCATACCCCTGAGATAAGAATTAACTGTTCTGATGACAAAAAGAAAGATGTGGTCGAACAGGTAGTCTCAAAATTTATAAAATACAAAGAAAATGGCAATGCTTTATATCATATCAGAGACATTAACACAATAGACGGCATAAGGGTTGTTTTTGACCAAGGATGGGGCCTTATGAGGTCAAGCAATACCCAGCCTGTTGTTGTAATGAGAATAGAGGCTGAGGATGAAGACAGCCTGAACAATTACAGGACATTTTTAGAAAAAGAGTTTGAACAGGCAAAGGTAAAGGCATAA
- a CDS encoding mannose-1-phosphate guanylyltransferase/mannose-6-phosphate isomerase produces MKALILAGGSGTRLWPLSRKNYPKQFLKLNGDRSLLQQTVERLLRTLPAEDIIVMTNNEYKFHVLSDLNALSLPIPLPASNIILEPVSRNTAPAIALGIKYCMEKLGCHKDEVIFISPSDHIIKPLERFVEYIGTAEKIARQGYIVTFGIKPERPETGYGYIKAGKSIGMGGYKAEEFTEKPNSETAKRYLEEGNYFWNSGMFSFSIGTMLREFSKHTPAIKEMLNGSFDDMIVNFSEMPDISIDYAIAEKSEKVAILPMDIYWNDIGSWDSLYEILDKDEMGNVKKGDVIAIDTKKSLIIGNKRHISIIGLDNCLVVETDDAILISRKGEAQKVRDVVNRLKKENRKEADEHVTTYRPWGNYTVLEEGTGYKIKRIVVNPGEKLSLQMHNRRSEHWVVIKGTAKVTTGDAQMIIYENESVYVPKSTLHRLENPAEMPLEIIEVQNGEYVGEDDIVRYDDIYGR; encoded by the coding sequence ATGAAAGCATTAATCCTTGCAGGCGGTAGCGGCACAAGGCTCTGGCCATTAAGCAGAAAAAATTATCCAAAACAGTTTCTAAAACTGAATGGAGACCGCTCTCTTTTACAGCAGACAGTAGAGAGACTTTTAAGGACACTTCCTGCTGAGGATATTATTGTGATGACAAACAATGAATATAAGTTTCATGTTTTATCTGATTTAAATGCTTTGTCTTTGCCTATACCTTTACCTGCATCTAATATTATCCTTGAGCCTGTAAGCAGAAATACTGCGCCGGCTATAGCCCTTGGAATAAAATACTGTATGGAAAAGCTTGGATGCCATAAAGATGAAGTTATATTTATTTCGCCTTCGGATCATATTATTAAGCCTCTGGAGAGATTTGTCGAATATATAGGCACTGCTGAGAAGATAGCGAGGCAGGGGTATATAGTGACATTCGGGATAAAGCCAGAAAGGCCTGAGACAGGATACGGATATATAAAGGCAGGCAAAAGTATAGGAATGGGAGGCTACAAGGCAGAAGAGTTCACCGAAAAACCTAATAGTGAAACCGCAAAAAGATATTTGGAAGAAGGTAATTATTTTTGGAACTCAGGAATGTTCTCATTCAGTATCGGAACTATGCTCAGGGAGTTTTCAAAGCATACCCCCGCAATAAAGGAGATGCTTAATGGAAGCTTTGACGATATGATAGTTAACTTCAGTGAAATGCCGGATATCTCTATAGATTATGCGATAGCAGAGAAATCAGAGAAAGTAGCAATTCTCCCTATGGACATATACTGGAATGATATCGGTTCTTGGGATTCATTGTACGAAATTCTGGATAAGGATGAAATGGGAAATGTCAAAAAGGGCGATGTCATTGCAATAGACACAAAAAAATCTCTGATAATCGGCAATAAGAGACATATATCAATCATAGGACTGGATAATTGTCTTGTAGTTGAGACAGATGATGCTATACTCATTTCAAGAAAAGGAGAGGCGCAGAAAGTAAGGGATGTGGTAAATAGGCTCAAAAAAGAAAATAGAAAAGAGGCAGATGAGCATGTCACGACATATAGGCCATGGGGAAACTATACAGTGCTTGAAGAGGGAACAGGATACAAGATAAAAAGGATAGTAGTAAACCCTGGAGAGAAATTGAGCCTACAGATGCATAACCGAAGGTCGGAGCACTGGGTTGTTATAAAAGGAACCGCAAAGGTAACGACAGGGGACGCACAAATGATTATATATGAGAATGAGTCGGTTTATGTCCCCAAGTCAACATTGCATAGACTTGAAAATCCTGCCGAAATGCCATTGGAAATTATAGAAGTTCAAAACGGAGAATACGTCGGGGAAGACGATATTGTGAGATACGATGATATATATGGAAGATAA
- a CDS encoding sugar phosphate isomerase/epimerase: MKHLEKRKDCHKNPRIALSSTCLGNTDIKSLCEYAEVNNIRSIELSANIPFISDKELVKTLETYTDRINFYIHNYFPAPKDSFVLNLAHPATHERSLKHCLKAVDLCSSLGIAVYSIHAGMAINPSADDLGKSLSRYAPIDLKESRDLLTTACHEIAGYALGKGVRILIENNVINEGNCPENVNRHYHFADPAESEKLFTLFSNPNIGVLLDAGHLKVNATNLNFKPHNFINLFREKINAIHLSDNDGRYDQNLPIDEQSWFWQYLPWEQLEYVSLEIKECSSHLIKKQIGLIEKQLCGYKAVTV, translated from the coding sequence ATGAAACATCTTGAAAAAAGAAAAGATTGTCACAAGAACCCACGGATAGCTCTCTCGTCAACCTGTCTGGGCAATACTGATATAAAGTCACTATGCGAATATGCAGAAGTAAATAATATTCGCAGTATTGAACTTAGCGCTAACATTCCTTTTATATCCGACAAGGAGCTTGTCAAGACATTAGAAACATATACTGATAGAATCAATTTCTATATCCATAATTATTTCCCTGCGCCAAAAGATTCCTTTGTTTTAAATCTTGCGCATCCAGCTACACATGAAAGGTCATTGAAGCATTGTCTGAAGGCGGTTGATTTATGCTCTTCGCTTGGGATAGCGGTTTACTCTATCCATGCCGGAATGGCAATAAACCCCTCTGCTGACGACTTAGGGAAATCCTTATCACGCTACGCTCCTATTGATCTCAAAGAATCGCGAGATTTATTAACAACTGCATGTCATGAAATTGCCGGGTATGCTTTAGGCAAAGGTGTTCGGATACTTATTGAAAATAATGTTATAAATGAAGGCAACTGCCCTGAGAATGTAAATAGGCATTATCATTTTGCAGACCCTGCTGAGTCTGAGAAGCTCTTTACTCTTTTTTCCAATCCCAATATAGGGGTTTTGCTGGATGCAGGTCATTTGAAGGTCAATGCGACAAACCTTAATTTCAAGCCGCATAATTTTATTAATTTGTTCAGAGAAAAAATTAATGCTATACATCTTAGCGATAATGACGGAAGATACGATCAAAATCTTCCTATTGATGAACAGTCATGGTTTTGGCAATACCTGCCGTGGGAACAGCTTGAATATGTTTCCCTTGAAATTAAGGAATGTTCTTCCCATTTAATCAAGAAGCAAATAGGACTGATTGAAAAACAGCTATGCGGATATAAGGCGGTGACAGTTTAG
- a CDS encoding N-acetylneuraminate synthase family protein gives MAEKIKMWRIKNRIIGEDQPVFIIAEAGVNHNGDLDIAHKLIDAAAEAGADSVKFQTFITEDLVSLETPSANHHIANVKETLSHFELIKKLQLPFSAFQELKVHCEERDMIFISTPYDVRSAEFLIDLGVDILKIASSEMTNYPLLDVIRQSKIPVVISTGMNFWKEIAESVNFVGEYNDKICVLKCTSNYPASAESINLRGISKIKEAFPDCLVGFSDHSEGVEISLAALGFGISMLERHFTFDKTWWGPDHKASMTPAEFNQFIHAVRKSEKALGSMDWDVQTEELSQRNTMQKGIYASKEIKRGEPVTMQNVKFLRPPRGMSLKEFYFEFCNKPAKADIRTGQNITRAFFED, from the coding sequence ATGGCAGAGAAAATAAAGATGTGGCGTATAAAAAATAGGATAATAGGGGAAGATCAGCCTGTATTTATAATAGCTGAGGCCGGCGTAAACCATAATGGAGACCTGGATATAGCGCACAAACTTATTGACGCTGCTGCCGAAGCAGGCGCCGATTCCGTAAAATTCCAGACATTTATAACTGAAGATCTGGTTTCTCTTGAGACTCCTTCCGCAAATCATCATATAGCGAATGTTAAGGAGACGCTTTCTCATTTTGAGCTCATTAAAAAACTGCAGCTTCCTTTTAGCGCTTTTCAGGAACTTAAGGTTCATTGTGAAGAAAGGGATATGATTTTTATTTCAACACCATATGACGTGCGCTCTGCCGAGTTTTTAATTGATTTAGGTGTTGATATCTTGAAGATTGCAAGCAGCGAGATGACTAACTATCCTTTGTTGGATGTCATAAGGCAGTCAAAAATTCCAGTAGTTATTTCTACGGGTATGAATTTCTGGAAAGAGATTGCCGAATCGGTCAATTTTGTAGGGGAATACAACGATAAAATCTGCGTCCTGAAATGCACCTCAAATTATCCGGCTTCAGCCGAAAGTATTAATTTGCGGGGAATCTCTAAGATTAAAGAGGCTTTTCCCGATTGCCTTGTAGGATTTTCAGATCACTCCGAGGGGGTCGAAATTTCGCTTGCGGCTTTAGGATTCGGCATATCTATGCTGGAGAGGCATTTTACTTTTGATAAAACATGGTGGGGGCCTGATCACAAAGCCTCTATGACACCAGCAGAGTTTAATCAGTTCATTCATGCTGTAAGAAAATCGGAAAAAGCCTTAGGAAGCATGGATTGGGATGTTCAAACCGAAGAACTGTCTCAACGGAATACGATGCAGAAAGGTATTTATGCCTCAAAAGAGATTAAAAGAGGTGAACCGGTAACGATGCAGAATGTTAAATTTTTGCGTCCCCCCCGCGGTATGAGCTTGAAAGAATTTTATTTCGAATTTTGCAATAAACCCGCTAAAGCCGATATAAGAACCGGACAAAATATAACACGCGCTTTTTTTGAAGATTAA
- a CDS encoding acetyltransferase, with protein MRKKVVLIGAGKHGIVVAEKLLHLPDFEICGFIDKHGVKLPQFIEDKGCKVLGDDTLLHGLDKDINIHLCLGANSMDTRKELIGVIRNLKLNAVSVIHPSAYIAASVHLGAGVTVLVDAVINTNAQIGDFCCINTGAIVEHDCILGDNVFIQPRSVLAGNVSIGEDSIIGIGAVVRENIKIGKNCFIGGGAFVSKDIPDNSIAYGVPAKIVGIRKSSSKHKNLKD; from the coding sequence ATGAGAAAGAAAGTTGTTTTGATAGGCGCCGGTAAGCATGGCATAGTGGTTGCAGAAAAATTATTGCATTTGCCGGATTTTGAAATATGCGGGTTTATTGACAAGCATGGAGTCAAACTGCCTCAATTCATAGAAGACAAGGGATGTAAAGTTTTGGGTGATGATACACTGCTGCACGGATTAGATAAGGACATTAATATTCACCTTTGTCTGGGCGCAAATTCGATGGATACGAGGAAAGAATTGATTGGGGTAATCCGCAATTTAAAATTAAATGCCGTATCCGTTATCCATCCGTCGGCATACATAGCCGCTTCTGTTCATTTGGGAGCCGGAGTAACGGTTTTGGTTGATGCGGTAATAAATACAAATGCACAAATAGGTGACTTTTGTTGTATAAACACCGGTGCGATTGTCGAACATGATTGCATTCTTGGCGATAATGTTTTTATTCAACCGCGCAGTGTGCTTGCAGGAAACGTATCTATAGGTGAAGATTCTATTATTGGAATCGGCGCCGTTGTCCGGGAAAATATTAAAATAGGCAAGAATTGTTTCATCGGAGGCGGCGCATTTGTGTCCAAAGATATTCCGGACAACTCAATAGCCTACGGGGTTCCGGCAAAAATAGTCGGCATCAGAAAGAGCAGCAGCAAACATAAGAACTTGAAGGATTAA
- a CDS encoding NAD(P)-dependent oxidoreductase — MDRAGKGPLMLVTGGAGYVGSTLMRDALIAGYRVRCLDLLIYGGKSIVGLLNNPNFELIKGDVRNKGDVEKALEGVDVIVHLAGIVGDLPCQAAPKSAYQINFHGTELLATLAKKKNIKPFVFGSTCSTYGIVDTTIPADEMRELNPVSLYAETKIDCEKLLLSLKSDSFHPVMLRYGTAYGVSFRTRFDLLINSFVYEALTHNKIVVFAANMWRPYVHVSDAAAIILEVLKVPSETLSGEIFNAGVTSQNFRKDEIVKIIQEFLPDIEVHFANEIDDKRNYRVDFTKLEQRIGFKPAKTISDGIRELIFCFKNNILTKDDYESNSLEYLKKFFAEHEKTLAR; from the coding sequence ATGGATAGAGCAGGCAAGGGGCCGCTGATGTTAGTTACCGGAGGCGCCGGTTATGTCGGCTCTACATTGATGCGTGATGCGTTGATAGCCGGTTACAGGGTCCGATGCCTTGATCTTCTGATATACGGAGGCAAATCAATAGTGGGACTGTTGAATAACCCAAACTTTGAATTGATAAAAGGGGACGTTAGAAATAAAGGCGATGTGGAAAAAGCATTAGAAGGGGTTGACGTTATCGTCCATCTGGCGGGTATTGTAGGTGACTTGCCGTGTCAGGCTGCCCCCAAGTCTGCCTACCAAATAAATTTCCACGGAACCGAATTGCTTGCAACTCTTGCAAAGAAAAAAAATATTAAGCCGTTTGTTTTTGGATCAACATGTTCTACTTACGGTATTGTAGACACAACGATTCCAGCCGACGAAATGAGGGAATTGAATCCGGTTTCATTATATGCAGAGACAAAGATCGATTGTGAAAAATTGTTGCTGTCTCTTAAAAGTGATTCTTTCCATCCGGTCATGCTGCGCTATGGAACTGCTTATGGGGTATCTTTCAGAACGCGATTTGATTTGCTGATAAACTCATTTGTATATGAGGCGTTAACTCATAATAAGATAGTTGTATTTGCCGCAAATATGTGGAGGCCGTATGTGCATGTGTCGGATGCCGCAGCCATCATATTAGAGGTATTAAAAGTTCCATCCGAGACACTTTCAGGAGAAATATTCAATGCAGGGGTGACGTCGCAGAACTTTAGAAAAGATGAAATAGTAAAAATAATTCAGGAATTTCTTCCTGATATAGAAGTTCACTTCGCTAACGAAATTGATGACAAAAGGAATTACAGAGTTGATTTTACAAAACTTGAACAAAGAATCGGATTTAAGCCTGCGAAGACCATAAGCGACGGAATTAGAGAGTTAATTTTTTGTTTCAAGAACAACATCTTAACGAAAGATGACTATGAATCTAACAGTCTGGAATATCTGAAAAAGTTTTTTGCAGAGCATGAAAAAACACTTGCAAGGTAA
- a CDS encoding DegT/DnrJ/EryC1/StrS family aminotransferase, whose translation MSKTTIPWSQPEINEEEFNQVIDSFKSGWLTMGPKVEKFEQAMAEYLNVPYAVAVSNGTVALDIGLKILGIGPGDEVIVPAMTYMATAAAVSYQHAVPVFVDIDPRSYNLDPSKIKSAISPKTKGIIYIDYGGNPADYEGLKAVAGKQGLFLLQDAAQSLGASYKGSHLGAQTMLSTMSFHMAKIMTTVEGGMIFTHNQDYAKEARIRRNQGESGKYLHSHLGTNARMTDISAAVGLAQFEKLGYMLQERKRVADTYNSFFESHTRIKVMKCSYPQSRHAYFFYPILVDDRDNLALELRNKGIDTRIAYPMPVYEQEVYSKNKSSYRATPCPLAKEFTKKVLNLPIFPSLKDKQVAQIAEAVLRFVEK comes from the coding sequence ATGAGTAAGACTACTATTCCATGGTCACAGCCTGAAATTAACGAAGAAGAGTTTAATCAGGTTATAGACTCTTTTAAATCCGGATGGCTGACTATGGGGCCAAAGGTGGAAAAATTTGAGCAGGCAATGGCTGAATATCTGAATGTGCCTTATGCTGTTGCCGTTTCCAATGGAACCGTGGCCTTAGACATCGGCTTAAAGATTTTAGGCATAGGTCCAGGAGATGAAGTAATAGTTCCGGCAATGACTTACATGGCTACGGCTGCTGCAGTGTCGTACCAGCATGCTGTTCCGGTTTTCGTGGATATTGACCCCCGGTCTTATAATCTGGATCCGTCAAAAATCAAAAGTGCGATCTCTCCCAAAACGAAAGGTATAATTTATATTGATTACGGCGGGAATCCCGCAGACTATGAAGGGCTAAAGGCAGTGGCAGGGAAACAGGGACTTTTTCTATTGCAGGACGCCGCCCAGTCTTTGGGTGCGTCATACAAGGGGTCTCATCTTGGCGCTCAGACTATGTTGTCTACCATGAGTTTTCATATGGCTAAAATTATGACAACGGTGGAAGGCGGAATGATATTTACACATAATCAGGATTATGCAAAGGAAGCCAGAATCCGCCGCAATCAGGGAGAATCCGGAAAATATCTTCATTCACATTTAGGCACAAATGCCAGAATGACCGACATCTCTGCTGCAGTAGGGTTGGCGCAGTTCGAAAAGCTGGGATATATGCTTCAAGAGAGGAAAAGGGTAGCCGATACCTACAACTCTTTTTTTGAAAGTCATACACGAATAAAAGTCATGAAATGCAGTTATCCTCAGTCAAGACACGCTTATTTCTTTTATCCTATTCTTGTGGATGATAGAGATAATTTAGCGCTTGAGCTCAGAAACAAAGGAATCGATACGAGGATAGCCTATCCCATGCCGGTATACGAGCAGGAAGTTTACAGCAAAAATAAGTCGTCTTACAGGGCTACTCCATGCCCGCTTGCAAAAGAGTTTACCAAAAAAGTCCTTAATCTGCCAATATTCCCTTCTCTGAAGGACAAACAGGTTGCCCAGATTGCAGAAGCAGTTTTGAGATTTGTTGAGAAATAA
- a CDS encoding Gfo/Idh/MocA family oxidoreductase — MRNDFTFCVAGRGSIGTRHIRNLKALSCGNIISFSELSNPQKDEEYKVKYGVETFCGIDEIKRRKPDAFIIANPTAKHVEYALIASGMGSHIFMEKPISDSMDGIDRLKDEVFNGRLVFFMANNFRFHPIFRKIKELIEEERFGRILFARIQAGQYLPDWHPWEDYRKGYSASKELGGGVVLTLQHEIDYAYWLFGRFKSIKSHVQKISDMDIDVEDIAAVIVETEKGSIVEIHLDYLQRPAKRTIQIQGTKGSLDYRMGDRYLKFYHFENQAEETILDIDGYDNNEMYIEEMKYFIKCISGEENTISGITDGVYVLDSCLKIKNGFKI; from the coding sequence ATGAGAAATGATTTTACTTTCTGTGTAGCAGGCAGGGGTTCCATAGGCACAAGGCATATCAGGAATCTCAAAGCGCTTTCCTGCGGCAATATAATTAGTTTTTCGGAGTTATCCAATCCGCAAAAAGACGAAGAGTATAAGGTTAAATACGGCGTAGAAACATTTTGCGGCATTGATGAGATCAAAAGAAGAAAACCGGATGCTTTTATTATAGCCAACCCTACAGCTAAGCACGTAGAATATGCCTTAATTGCCTCTGGCATGGGAAGCCATATCTTTATGGAAAAACCTATATCTGACAGCATGGACGGTATAGACAGATTAAAGGATGAGGTCTTTAATGGGCGGCTGGTTTTTTTTATGGCAAATAATTTCAGATTTCATCCGATTTTTAGAAAGATTAAAGAATTAATAGAAGAAGAGCGGTTCGGGCGCATATTGTTTGCGCGTATTCAGGCTGGACAATATCTGCCTGACTGGCATCCATGGGAGGATTATAGAAAAGGCTATAGCGCCAGCAAAGAACTCGGAGGCGGCGTTGTTCTGACATTACAGCATGAGATTGATTATGCATATTGGCTTTTCGGCAGGTTTAAATCTATAAAATCCCATGTACAGAAAATAAGCGATATGGATATAGATGTTGAGGATATAGCCGCTGTTATTGTGGAAACAGAGAAAGGTTCCATTGTAGAGATACATCTTGACTATCTGCAACGGCCCGCTAAGAGAACGATACAGATACAGGGGACAAAAGGATCACTGGATTATCGGATGGGCGACAGATACCTGAAATTCTATCATTTTGAGAATCAAGCGGAAGAAACAATTCTTGATATTGACGGCTATGACAATAATGAAATGTATATAGAGGAAATGAAATATTTCATCAAATGTATATCAGGGGAAGAGAATACAATTAGCGGGATTACGGATGGGGTATATGTTTTGGATTCCTGTCTTAAGATAAAGAACGGCTTTAAAATATGA
- a CDS encoding acylneuraminate cytidylyltransferase family protein, producing the protein MSILCTICARGGSKGVPKKNIRVLHGKPLIAYTIELALACPQISRVAVSTDSIEIAGVAKEFGAEVPYIRPSHLATDESSKLPAIQHLVRHYIEEMKFVPDYVVDLDPTSPLRTMEDVKQCIDLIMSDPECDSVITGYKSNKNPYFNMVELDHNGFAILSKKPEGKVVRRQDAPVVYAMNASVYAWKTDILFQREDIISGRTKFIEMPDDRSIDIDSEIDFKLVELIMKERQNK; encoded by the coding sequence ATGAGTATTCTATGTACAATATGCGCAAGGGGAGGATCTAAAGGTGTTCCCAAGAAAAATATCAGAGTATTGCATGGTAAACCACTTATTGCCTATACCATAGAGCTTGCCCTTGCGTGTCCTCAAATAAGCCGCGTGGCTGTTTCTACCGACTCAATAGAGATAGCCGGTGTTGCGAAAGAATTCGGCGCAGAAGTTCCTTACATTAGGCCTTCTCATCTCGCTACAGACGAATCATCCAAACTGCCTGCCATACAACATCTTGTCAGACATTATATTGAAGAGATGAAATTTGTGCCTGATTATGTAGTAGATCTGGATCCCACTTCTCCACTGCGGACTATGGAAGATGTAAAACAGTGCATAGATTTAATTATGAGTGATCCTGAATGCGACTCTGTTATTACAGGGTATAAATCTAATAAAAACCCCTATTTTAATATGGTGGAACTCGACCATAACGGCTTTGCCATTCTAAGCAAAAAACCGGAGGGTAAGGTGGTTAGAAGGCAGGATGCGCCCGTGGTTTATGCTATGAATGCGTCGGTTTATGCATGGAAGACCGATATTTTATTTCAGCGGGAGGATATTATTTCAGGGAGGACTAAATTTATTGAAATGCCTGATGACAGGTCAATAGATATAGACAGCGAAATTGATTTTAAACTTGTGGAGTTAATAATGAAAGAGAGGCAGAACAAATGA
- a CDS encoding SDR family oxidoreductase, with protein MIFPERFLLSGRTAVVTGGAGLIGKALCHALAEAGAKVFVADTNKESGEKVASDIKKDGLDVDSIGLDITNQSSIKKTVSKIIKKCGKIDIWINNAYPRTSDWGNKFEDIKADSLRKNVDMHMNGYFMCCQNVLEEMKKKKKGVLINIGSHYGVLGPNFTIYEGTKMTMPAAYSLIKGGIVNFSRYLAAYYAPYNIRVNAVCPGGVFNNQPPKFVRKYKKLVPLNRMATPNDIAGPILFLCSDAADYITGQVVMVDGGLSAW; from the coding sequence ATGATATTTCCTGAGAGATTTTTATTGAGCGGTAGAACTGCTGTCGTTACAGGTGGAGCAGGATTGATAGGAAAAGCATTGTGCCATGCCCTGGCTGAAGCAGGTGCAAAAGTTTTTGTTGCGGATACTAATAAAGAGTCCGGAGAAAAAGTTGCTTCTGATATTAAAAAGGATGGGCTTGATGTTGATTCTATCGGATTGGATATCACGAACCAAAGTTCAATAAAAAAAACTGTAAGCAAAATAATAAAGAAGTGCGGGAAAATAGATATATGGATTAATAACGCTTATCCGAGGACATCGGATTGGGGCAATAAGTTTGAGGATATTAAGGCAGATTCATTAAGAAAGAACGTTGATATGCATATGAACGGATACTTTATGTGCTGTCAAAATGTTCTTGAAGAGATGAAAAAGAAGAAAAAAGGGGTGTTAATAAATATAGGTTCTCATTATGGCGTGCTTGGACCGAATTTCACGATTTATGAGGGGACAAAGATGACGATGCCTGCTGCTTATTCCCTCATAAAAGGCGGCATAGTAAATTTTTCAAGATATTTAGCTGCTTATTATGCTCCATATAATATAAGAGTAAATGCTGTCTGTCCCGGAGGAGTATTTAATAATCAACCGCCAAAGTTTGTAAGAAAATATAAGAAACTTGTTCCATTGAATAGAATGGCAACCCCGAATGATATAGCGGGTCCCATATTATTTCTTTGCTCAGATGCGGCAGATTATATTACAGGGCAGGTTGTAATGGTTGATGGCGGATTATCAGCGTGGTAG